TGTTTGAGCAGTTGCTCCACCAGGCTCCGGTTATATTGCGCGTCTTCCAGAGTGGGCGATTGCTCCAGAGCATCGTCGTAGGCCTGGATTGCTTCTTGCAGTTTACCGGCCCTGGCCAGGGCGTTGCCCCGGTTGTAATCGGCCTGCGCCCCTTCCATTTTTGCATAGGCTTCAGCCGCATCCTGAAACTCGCCCGACTTGTAAAGTGCGGATCCTCTCCATTCGGGCTGTTTCAGGAGCTCCGCCGCAAGATCCGGGTTCTGCTTAATGAGTTCCGGTCCGCGCTGATCCTCTCTTTGCCATAGAGCGCCCCAGTCCAACGCCACGGCAGGTTGCGGAAACAGGGGCAGGAAGGTCAGGGCCATAACGGCAAACGCGCCCCGTCTCCAGCCTACAAGCAGGAGCGGTAATGCCAGCCAGAGAAGCCAGTAACCGTCATCCTGCCAGCGGTTGATGGTGAGTCCGCCCTCGGTTTCCTGCCATTCATCGCTGTCGGAAGGCGCGAGGTCCAGAGACTGGATGTCGGCGTTATCCAGTGTTAGGGAGTGACTTTCTCCGCCATTTTGTCTGGCGATGGTGTCGAGACTTTCGGGATCGGCCCGGGCAATCACAATGTCTCCGTTTTCGCGGATAAATCCCCGTTTGGCCAGGGGTATGGGGCCACCCTCGCGGGTTCCCACCACCAGCGTGCTGAGGGTGATGCCCGTTCCTTCGAGCGTGTCCTGAATGGCGGCGCGATAGCGTTCGGACACCTCGTCGGTCATGAGCAGGATTTTTCCTGTTCCCGGTGCGCCCTGCTCGAGCAAGGCCTTGGCGCTGGCGACGGCCAGATCGGCGCGATTGCCTGGTGCGGGCATGATGACCGGGTCCAGTACGCCAAGCATGCCCTCGATGGTTTTTCGGTCGTCGGTAAGAGGAGTGACGACATGGGCATCCGCGGCGTAGGCAATCAGACCATTGAGGCTGCCTTCGCGGAGCTTGAGAATGTCTCGGATCTTGCGTTTGGCGAGGGTTAGCCGGTCTGGATCCATATCCGTCGCGAGCATGGACAGGGAAAGGTCCAGGGCAATCACCAGGCTGTCGGCCGGCTGCTCCAGTGGTGTCGGAGCTTCCCGCCAGGCCGGTCCGGCAAGAGCGATGGTCAACAATACAATGGCGACCGACACGGGCCAAACCGGTGAACCCCGTTTCTGGCCGGCCTGGCCATGGCGCCGGATAACGGGTTCAAGCAGGCTGTCCGGTATCAAGCGTGACCACCCGCTGTCGCCATGGCGGAGATGTCGCAACGTTAAATAAACGACGGGCAAGGCCAGGATCAGCAAAAGCCAAAACGGGCGAAGGAAATGGAAATCAGTCATGCGCGCCGCTCCCTTCGCTTGAGGTGTGGGCAATCTGCCGGGTCTTCAACTGTCGGATCAGTAGAAGCATCAGCCACAGAAATGCAGCCACTCCGGTGGGCCAGGCATAGAGTTCGGTCACGGGGCGATAAAATTTGCCTTCGATTTCAATTGGCTCCAGTTGGTTAATACTCTCATAGATTATCTCCAGCTCAGGCAAGCTGCGGGCTCTGAAGTATCGACCACCTGTCTGTTGGGCGATTCTGGTCAGCAGACCTTCATCCAAATCCCGGGAGGGGTTTATCCGGCGTGAGCCCAGAAATCCGTTTTGTACGATGGATTCTGCGCCAATGCCGATGGTGTAAATTCGCACGCCAGCCGCCTTCGCAATCTCGGCCGCCTTATCCGGCGTAATTTCTCCCGCCGTGTTGGCCCCATCCGTCAGCAGTATGACAACCCGTTGTTCCTGTGGGCGGTCTCGCAGGCGCTTGACGGATAAGCCAACCGCGTCGCCGATGGCGGTCGCCCGACCGGCCATGCCCAGACCCGATTCCTGCAACAGGGTTTGTACGGTTTTCAGGTCGAAGGTCAGCGGTGCCTGAACATACGGCTGGGTACCGAACAGAATCAGACCAAGACGATCTCCCTTGCGGCGGTTAATGAATTCGTCCAGCACCACCTTGACCGCCTGAAGCCGGTTGATACTGCGGCCCTGAATGATCATGTCCTGCTCATCCATACTGGGTGAAATGTCCACCAGCAGCATCAGGTCGCGGCCAGAGACAGGAAGCTGAACCTGTTCGCCTACATGCTGGGGGCGGGCAAGGGCAACAACCAGCAGAGCCCAGATAACGAACAATACGAGTTTCTGCCACAAGGGCGCAGCGTTTCCCCGACGGCTGACTCCCGGTAAATCGGATAGCCAGTGGCCGACTGGAAGAACCGGGGCATCGACCGATTGCCCCGTAGGGCGCCGCCACTGCAGTAGCAGCGGCACGAGCACAAGTAACAACAGCCAGGGATAGGCCAGACTCAGCATTTCTGACCTCCCAGCCATCGATGGGCAAACTCCAGAGCCTGCTTTGGATCTGCCGTCACAGTTGGCTGCCAGGCGCTGTACACGATGGCTTCAACGACCGGGCGGGACGCCTCGCGGTCACTGGGCGTGTAGTTCAGAAGGAACTCGATCCAGGCCTCTCCCGACAGGGTTTCCGGATGAAGGTCTGGATAGCCTTCCCGCGCAGCGCGTTTGAGCAGGGTGTTGAGCTGTGAGAACCATTGGCCGGTCCGCTCTGCACGGCGTTCCAGGTTGACCAGCTCCGCTTTTGCCAGGCGTTTCCAGAGACTCTTTCGGCGTTGGCGCCGGACCAGCCAGGCGGTCACGGCTAGCAGGAGGAGCAGCACGAGGGCCAGAACCCACCAGCCGGGTGCGGGCGGCCAGAAACCCCCGGACTGCGGCAGGTGGATGTCTCTGAGTTGGCTGAGCGGATCCTGTGGATTCATCCGATACGCCCTCCGGGGCCCAGCAAGGCTTTCAGTACCAGGGCAGGGTCATCGCCGGTGGCAATGGTTGCCGCCGCTACTCCGGAGGTTCGAAAGCATTCCTCAAGCCGAGCTTCATGGATCTCAACCTTTCTGTGCCAGGCTTCCTGGAACCGGGTGTTGGAGGCGTCAAACCACACGGGACCGTCAGGGCCAGCAATTGCATATCGGCCATTGTGCGGCAGCTCCAGTTCCAAGGGGTCAACAATTCTTAGCGCGCTCACCGAGTTAT
This Marinobacter salinus DNA region includes the following protein-coding sequences:
- a CDS encoding VWA domain-containing protein: MTDFHFLRPFWLLLILALPVVYLTLRHLRHGDSGWSRLIPDSLLEPVIRRHGQAGQKRGSPVWPVSVAIVLLTIALAGPAWREAPTPLEQPADSLVIALDLSLSMLATDMDPDRLTLAKRKIRDILKLREGSLNGLIAYAADAHVVTPLTDDRKTIEGMLGVLDPVIMPAPGNRADLAVASAKALLEQGAPGTGKILLMTDEVSERYRAAIQDTLEGTGITLSTLVVGTREGGPIPLAKRGFIRENGDIVIARADPESLDTIARQNGGESHSLTLDNADIQSLDLAPSDSDEWQETEGGLTINRWQDDGYWLLWLALPLLLVGWRRGAFAVMALTFLPLFPQPAVALDWGALWQREDQRGPELIKQNPDLAAELLKQPEWRGSALYKSGEFQDAAEAYAKMEGAQADYNRGNALARAGKLQEAIQAYDDALEQSPTLEDAQYNRSLVEQLLKQQQKQDSSQQQNSDNQQNSEQRNESDQSSDNQNQQQGQNSPSESGENKDSGQQSQPSSNGEQDQDDSARNQQADQQRDSAKDDEASAKTAPESVTESPARISETPLTQGQEQWLRRIPDDPGGLLKRKFLQQYQQRQTPSDEGDTPW
- a CDS encoding vWA domain-containing protein translates to MLSLAYPWLLLLVLVPLLLQWRRPTGQSVDAPVLPVGHWLSDLPGVSRRGNAAPLWQKLVLFVIWALLVVALARPQHVGEQVQLPVSGRDLMLLVDISPSMDEQDMIIQGRSINRLQAVKVVLDEFINRRKGDRLGLILFGTQPYVQAPLTFDLKTVQTLLQESGLGMAGRATAIGDAVGLSVKRLRDRPQEQRVVILLTDGANTAGEITPDKAAEIAKAAGVRIYTIGIGAESIVQNGFLGSRRINPSRDLDEGLLTRIAQQTGGRYFRARSLPELEIIYESINQLEPIEIEGKFYRPVTELYAWPTGVAAFLWLMLLLIRQLKTRQIAHTSSEGSGAHD
- a CDS encoding DUF4381 domain-containing protein, which gives rise to MNPQDPLSQLRDIHLPQSGGFWPPAPGWWVLALVLLLLLAVTAWLVRRQRRKSLWKRLAKAELVNLERRAERTGQWFSQLNTLLKRAAREGYPDLHPETLSGEAWIEFLLNYTPSDREASRPVVEAIVYSAWQPTVTADPKQALEFAHRWLGGQKC